The region TCCATCCCCTCGGAGAAGGCCCCCACGCCGGGGAGGACGATGCCGTCGGCGCTCCCGAACTCCGCCGGGTCCGCCGACAGCGTCACCTCGGCCCCGGCGCGTTCGAGGCCGCGGGTCACGCTCCGGAGGTTCCCGAGCCCGTAGTCGACGACGACCACCTCCGCGGTGGTCTGTCTGGCGTTCATATCCCCGGATACGCCAAGGCCGGCTAAGTGGCTTCCCCTTCGGACAGCACTTGCGGCTAGTACGAGTGAGTTTGTTTCCGGTGGAGTTGCTACTGCAAGTCAGATCGCCTCCTGTACTGACTGACACCGCGAACAGCCAGAAGCCCTTGCTGCGGTGGATGAACCTAGAAATCTCCCAGCCGCTTCTGCCCGCTCTCGCCGTCAGTAAACTCTGCGGCCTTCTCCAGCGTCGATCTGAACGTCTCATTCTGGCTCGGGTCGTACAGCGTCGCCGCCGGGTGGACACATATCATCACCGGCTGGGGGCTCCCGTCGACGGTCATGTCGGCCACGTCGCCGGCCTCGCCGGTGACGGCCACGTCCCGTTCGAGGAGGTGCTCGCCGGGCACCTTCCCGAGCGTGACGACGAGTTCGGGGTCCACCAGCTCGATTTCCTGCTCCAGATAGCCCCGGCAGTTCGCCAGCTCTTCCTTGTGTGGGTCGCGGTTCTCCGGCGGGCGACAGCGCACGCAGTTGGTGATGCGAACGTCACCGCGGTCGAGTCCCACCTCCCGCAGCGTCTCGTCTAACACGTCGCCGCTGCGGCCGACGAAGGGCTCGCCCTGTTCGTCCTCGTTGGCGCCGGGACCCTCGCCGACGAACAGCAGGTCCGCGTCCGCCGGGCCGACGCCGTTGACGATCTGCGAGCGCGATTCACACAGCGCCTCACAGCGCCGGCATTCGGTCACCGTCAGCCCGTCCATGGTACCCATAGACGTGGCTTGGTGCGGCTCCGTATCAAGGGCAGTGGTTGCGAGTGTGCGGCGGTGTCCCACCGGAACGGTAGCCGGAGGTGCCCCTCGCGCCGGAACGGTGGCCGGAGGCAACCCCAGTGTACTGGTACGACGCGGCGAACCCGCGCTCACTCGCTCTCGGCGACGGCCCGTGCCGCGAGTCGGGCCACCCGGAGCGGTTCCGGGCGGCCGCCGTCGGGGGTGAACGCCCGAACCACGTCGGCCGCGTCGTCGGGTGCGAGGCCGACGCTGCGGACGAACAGCGTCTCGTCGTTGACGGTGAGTTCGCGGCGCTCCGGCTGGGAGCGGTAGGTCGCCAGTCGGTCCTCGACGGCAGCCTCGTCGTCGAACGCGTCACGGATGGCGTCGGTGAGGCCCGGCGACACCTCGAAGGATACCGACAGCGTCGGCAGTCCCGTTCGGTCGGCGACGGCGTCGAGGTCGAGCACGTTGAACCACGCCGGGGCGATGCCGGAC is a window of Halomicroarcula saliterrae DNA encoding:
- a CDS encoding uracil-DNA glycosylase; this translates as MGTMDGLTVTECRRCEALCESRSQIVNGVGPADADLLFVGEGPGANEDEQGEPFVGRSGDVLDETLREVGLDRGDVRITNCVRCRPPENRDPHKEELANCRGYLEQEIELVDPELVVTLGKVPGEHLLERDVAVTGEAGDVADMTVDGSPQPVMICVHPAATLYDPSQNETFRSTLEKAAEFTDGESGQKRLGDF
- a CDS encoding DUF99 family protein — protein: MKPGRRALGIAASDRDDRSHLAGAVVRADRVVDGFGFGTCTVGGSDATAAVCDIFDRLDREDVQFLLLSGIAPAWFNVLDLDAVADRTGLPTLSVSFEVSPGLTDAIRDAFDDEAAVEDRLATYRSQPERRELTVNDETLFVRSVGLAPDDAADVVRAFTPDGGRPEPLRVARLAARAVAESE